One region of Fervidobacterium sp. genomic DNA includes:
- a CDS encoding RnfABCDGE type electron transport complex subunit A, whose amino-acid sequence MKLFLILLSAMLINNYVFIRFLGICPFLGVSKKVSTALGMGFAVIFVLVMSSAISWLLDLLLIALKLEFLRTIVFILVIATFVQFVEMFLKKNNPNLYEALGIYLPLITTNCIILGIAIVNSLSKYNLLEAIFNSLGAGIGFMIALIIFATIRERMELYDVPKPFQNLPISMITASLLSLAFMGFQGMIK is encoded by the coding sequence ATGAAGTTATTTTTGATATTGTTGTCGGCAATGTTAATTAACAACTACGTATTTATTAGGTTTCTTGGGATATGTCCGTTCCTTGGTGTCTCAAAGAAGGTATCAACAGCTCTTGGTATGGGGTTTGCAGTTATTTTTGTGCTTGTTATGTCTTCAGCTATCTCCTGGTTACTTGATTTATTGTTAATAGCTTTGAAACTTGAGTTTCTAAGAACTATTGTTTTCATACTTGTAATAGCAACGTTTGTCCAGTTTGTTGAAATGTTTCTTAAGAAAAACAATCCAAATCTTTACGAAGCACTTGGGATTTATTTGCCACTGATAACCACAAACTGTATAATACTCGGTATAGCTATAGTTAACAGCTTGTCTAAATACAATCTACTTGAGGCAATATTCAACTCACTTGGTGCCGGAATTGGTTTTATGATTGCCTTGATAATATTTGCTACGATAAGAGAACGTATGGAACTTTATGATGTTCCAAAACCGTTTCAAAATCTTCCGATTTCTATGATAACCGCTTCTTTACTTTCCTTGGCTTTCATGGGATTTCAGGGAATGATAAAATAG
- a CDS encoding polyribonucleotide nucleotidyltransferase encodes MKEWRKKLFGRELVFQYGKVAKQSAGSIWARFGDSVVLATVNVSDKTVEGIDFVPLTVEFMEKFYAAGKIPGGFVKRESKPSESGILSSRLIDRPIRPLFPKNLRNEVQVIVTVLSVDPDSPTDVLGISAASLALNISKIPFDGVAAGVQIGYVDGEFIVFPTSQQLERSKIDIVVAGTKDAITMVEGEAKEVTEEEMLQALMVAHDAIKQLVSFQEEIIQEFNVTKMPLPQPNFNVQLVEKFVEYIDMTELEKRIFMRGKQERAEMADEYYESIAQKFFEENNITEEEQEEYEIALKEKYDEVSKKLMRKIIIERGIRADGRTPKQIRPISCEVGLLPRTHGSSLFTRGETQSLGIVTLGSPAEEQIIDTLIEEGTKRFMLHYNFPPFSTGEVKPLRGPSRREIGHGHLAERALKAVIPSEDEFPYVIRVVSEILESNGSSSMATVCSGSLALMDAGVPIKKHVAGVAMGLILEEGKGVILTDIIGLEDHWGDMDFKVAGTRDGITAFQMDCKVSGVSEELLRQALYQAKEARMFILEKLYETISEPRKNLSPYAPRINWFYIDPTRSGELIGPGGKVIKSIIKMFDVEISLDDETGKVTVSGVDAEKVQRAVEYIKNMFRDVAIGDVFEGRITRVENYGVFVEIMPGKIGLAHASKLGNSKPNSFKVGDVLKVEVINIDETGRLQFRKVEN; translated from the coding sequence ATGAAAGAATGGAGAAAAAAATTATTTGGAAGGGAACTGGTATTTCAATACGGAAAAGTTGCAAAGCAATCAGCAGGTTCTATATGGGCAAGGTTTGGTGATAGTGTTGTATTAGCAACTGTTAACGTTTCAGATAAGACTGTTGAAGGTATCGATTTTGTACCACTTACTGTAGAATTCATGGAAAAGTTTTATGCTGCTGGCAAAATACCCGGTGGTTTTGTAAAAAGAGAAAGCAAACCATCTGAAAGTGGTATTCTTTCTTCCAGGTTAATTGATAGACCGATAAGACCACTCTTTCCTAAGAATTTGAGAAACGAAGTTCAAGTCATTGTTACTGTTCTTTCTGTGGACCCAGACAGTCCAACTGACGTGCTTGGAATCTCAGCTGCTTCATTGGCTCTTAATATTTCCAAAATACCATTTGATGGAGTAGCCGCAGGTGTCCAAATTGGTTACGTGGATGGGGAATTCATAGTTTTTCCTACTTCACAACAGCTTGAAAGAAGTAAAATAGATATCGTTGTTGCAGGAACAAAAGATGCCATAACAATGGTTGAAGGTGAGGCAAAAGAGGTTACCGAAGAAGAGATGTTGCAAGCTCTCATGGTAGCACATGATGCTATAAAACAACTTGTTTCATTCCAGGAAGAGATAATCCAGGAATTCAATGTAACAAAAATGCCCTTACCACAACCAAATTTCAATGTGCAGCTTGTAGAGAAATTTGTTGAATACATAGATATGACCGAACTTGAAAAACGAATATTCATGAGAGGTAAACAGGAAAGAGCAGAAATGGCAGATGAGTATTATGAAAGTATTGCTCAAAAGTTCTTTGAGGAAAACAATATAACGGAAGAAGAGCAGGAAGAATACGAAATTGCTCTCAAAGAAAAGTATGATGAGGTATCCAAAAAACTGATGAGAAAAATAATCATTGAAAGAGGTATAAGGGCAGATGGTAGAACACCAAAGCAGATAAGACCTATCAGTTGTGAAGTGGGACTCTTGCCAAGGACACACGGTTCTTCGCTTTTCACACGAGGTGAAACGCAAAGTTTGGGTATCGTAACCTTAGGTTCGCCTGCTGAAGAACAGATAATTGACACCTTAATAGAAGAGGGAACAAAGAGATTCATGCTTCATTATAACTTCCCGCCATTTTCTACAGGAGAAGTTAAACCCTTACGTGGACCAAGTAGAAGAGAAATTGGACATGGTCATCTTGCAGAACGTGCACTTAAAGCGGTTATACCTTCTGAAGATGAATTTCCATACGTCATACGCGTAGTTTCTGAAATACTTGAATCCAACGGTTCTTCATCAATGGCAACAGTCTGCTCAGGTTCACTTGCGTTGATGGATGCCGGTGTACCAATTAAGAAACATGTGGCTGGTGTTGCAATGGGACTTATTTTAGAAGAAGGCAAAGGTGTTATACTGACTGATATAATCGGGCTTGAAGATCATTGGGGTGATATGGACTTCAAAGTTGCTGGAACAAGGGATGGAATCACAGCGTTTCAAATGGATTGCAAGGTTTCAGGTGTGAGTGAAGAGCTACTTAGACAGGCACTTTACCAAGCAAAGGAAGCGAGGATGTTTATTTTGGAAAAATTGTATGAAACTATTTCTGAACCAAGGAAAAACCTCTCACCGTACGCGCCGAGGATTAATTGGTTTTACATAGATCCAACAAGATCTGGTGAACTGATAGGCCCGGGGGGTAAGGTAATTAAGTCCATAATTAAAATGTTTGATGTTGAGATTTCCTTGGATGACGAAACTGGTAAAGTAACTGTGAGCGGCGTTGACGCAGAAAAAGTACAACGGGCAGTGGAGTATATAAAGAATATGTTCAGGGATGTTGCAATTGGTGATGTGTTCGAAGGACGGATTACCAGGGTTGAAAATTACGGCGTATTTGTTGAGATTATGCCAGGGAAAATTGGACTTGCTCATGCAAGTAAACTTGGAAATTCAAAGCCCAATTCATTTAAAGTTGGAGATGTGTTAAAAGTCGAAGTTATAAACATTGATGAGACAGGGAGACTACAATTTAGGAAGGTGGAAAATTAA
- a CDS encoding electron transport complex subunit E — protein MSSRLSEFTKGLIKDNPTYVQVLGMCPTLATTTSAKNGFGMGIAATAVLVMSNVVISAIRKTVPEKIRIPIFITVIATFVTIVDLLMHAFTYDLWKTLGLFIPLIVVNCIIMGRAEAYASKHGIVDSLLDGLGMGAGFTLSLTVLGSIRELLGNGTIFDISIWGKSFNMFVMILPPGAYLTLGLLAALFAAISIKREEKAKKQSSQIQRPGDTK, from the coding sequence ATGTCATCAAGACTTTCAGAATTTACGAAAGGACTAATAAAAGATAATCCGACGTATGTTCAGGTACTTGGCATGTGCCCTACCCTTGCAACAACAACAAGTGCAAAGAATGGATTTGGAATGGGTATTGCAGCTACGGCTGTTCTTGTTATGTCAAATGTTGTAATCTCAGCCATTAGAAAGACTGTCCCAGAAAAGATAAGAATCCCAATTTTTATAACTGTAATAGCAACCTTTGTTACTATCGTTGACCTTCTAATGCATGCATTCACTTATGATTTGTGGAAAACACTCGGACTTTTCATACCACTTATCGTCGTTAACTGTATCATAATGGGACGTGCAGAGGCTTACGCTTCCAAACATGGCATAGTTGATTCTCTACTCGACGGACTTGGAATGGGGGCCGGTTTTACTTTGAGTTTGACAGTACTTGGCAGTATTAGAGAACTTCTTGGTAATGGAACAATATTTGATATAAGTATTTGGGGTAAGTCATTTAATATGTTTGTTATGATCTTACCTCCCGGTGCTTATCTTACACTTGGGTTACTTGCTGCATTGTTTGCTGCTATCTCAATAAAAAGAGAAGAAAAAGCCAAAAAACAATCATCGCAGATTCAAAGGCCAGGTGATACTAAATGA